The Rhodopirellula bahusiensis genome has a window encoding:
- a CDS encoding peroxidase family protein produces the protein MLFRSKRRKKRSARERRLLRCESLEHRQLLAADFGGYRHNVYDSEDVNDDGRVSAMDALLIINAMTSETTHDEIMFTDVNDDGRRSALDALRVINRIERGDVFPLDRDLDDEPSIQIPEMPSEIRSIDGTGNNIQNDAWGSVGQTLIRSAPAAYGDGISMPAGADRPSAREVSNVLSEMNTSESLSDRGLSAFVYVWGQFIDHDLGLSESEEHGKAIDIVVPTGDPWFDPAGTGEAVIPMTRTPIVEGTGTSVDNPAEQFNQITAYIDGSMVYGSDIGTAEALRTFEGGRMAMSDEGLIPMDASGMVIAGDVRASENVGLTAIQTLFVREHNRLAGDIAASDPEATDEEIYQRSRLVVTSLIQSITYNEFLPAILGEQAIDSYSGYDASVNPGIANEFSTAAFRFGHSTLRDEVGFMSNDGRESQDEMELKDAFFHASMLEETGIDSLLKYDASVQCQEVDLGVVDSLRNFLFGPPGAGGLDLVAMNIQRGRDHGVSDYNAAREAYGLPRVETFDQITGEVDLQQKLASLYGSVDNIDLWVGLMAEDHQREASVGELAGLIIADQFQRTRDGDRFFYKNVLTDSEIESIERSTLADLIERNTSVEGLQENVFLMQAEIRGRVILASSLPPSTIPGELREDEMRGVAGVVIELIDGSGKLVDSTTSDGHGNYRFRSMSETGDYQVRLSESDETIDVLVAHGGERIRGLDFLVFG, from the coding sequence ATGTTGTTCCGGTCGAAACGAAGGAAGAAACGTTCCGCACGCGAGCGACGTCTTCTCCGCTGTGAAAGCCTTGAGCATCGACAGCTGTTGGCGGCGGACTTTGGCGGGTACCGGCACAACGTCTACGACTCAGAAGACGTCAACGACGATGGTCGCGTGTCGGCCATGGATGCGTTGTTGATCATCAACGCGATGACGAGTGAGACCACGCATGATGAAATCATGTTCACCGACGTCAACGATGATGGGCGGCGGAGTGCACTGGATGCGCTACGTGTTATCAATCGAATTGAACGTGGCGATGTGTTTCCACTTGATCGCGATCTTGATGACGAACCCTCAATTCAGATACCGGAGATGCCATCGGAAATTCGGTCGATCGATGGCACTGGCAACAACATCCAGAACGATGCTTGGGGAAGCGTTGGTCAGACCTTGATCCGTTCAGCACCAGCGGCGTACGGCGACGGAATTTCGATGCCTGCCGGTGCGGATCGACCGAGTGCCCGTGAAGTCAGCAATGTGTTGTCCGAGATGAATACGAGCGAGTCTCTCAGCGATCGTGGGCTCTCTGCGTTTGTCTATGTCTGGGGACAATTCATCGATCACGATTTGGGTTTGAGCGAAAGTGAAGAGCACGGGAAGGCCATCGACATCGTTGTGCCGACGGGTGACCCATGGTTCGATCCGGCGGGGACCGGTGAAGCCGTGATTCCCATGACGCGAACGCCAATCGTGGAGGGAACGGGAACTTCGGTCGACAATCCTGCTGAGCAGTTCAACCAGATCACGGCCTACATCGATGGATCGATGGTTTACGGCAGCGACATTGGCACCGCGGAAGCACTGCGAACGTTCGAGGGTGGTCGGATGGCGATGTCCGACGAGGGACTGATTCCGATGGACGCGAGTGGCATGGTGATCGCCGGTGATGTTCGAGCGAGCGAAAACGTTGGCTTGACTGCGATTCAGACGTTGTTTGTCCGAGAACACAATCGCTTGGCGGGCGACATTGCCGCTTCCGATCCCGAAGCAACCGACGAAGAAATCTACCAGCGATCGCGGTTGGTTGTGACGAGCTTGATTCAGTCGATCACCTACAACGAGTTCTTGCCTGCGATCTTGGGTGAGCAAGCGATTGATTCATACAGCGGCTATGACGCGTCGGTGAATCCTGGGATCGCCAATGAGTTTTCAACCGCCGCGTTCCGGTTCGGTCACAGCACGCTTCGCGACGAAGTCGGGTTCATGTCCAACGACGGGCGTGAGAGCCAAGATGAGATGGAGCTGAAAGATGCATTCTTTCACGCTTCGATGTTGGAAGAGACGGGGATTGATTCACTGTTGAAGTACGACGCGTCGGTGCAGTGTCAGGAAGTGGATTTAGGTGTGGTCGATTCGCTGCGGAACTTTTTGTTCGGGCCTCCGGGAGCGGGCGGGTTGGATCTGGTCGCGATGAACATCCAACGCGGTCGCGATCATGGCGTGAGTGACTACAACGCAGCTCGGGAAGCGTACGGTCTGCCTCGAGTGGAAACCTTTGACCAAATCACCGGTGAGGTGGATTTGCAGCAGAAATTGGCGTCGCTGTACGGGAGCGTTGACAACATTGATTTGTGGGTTGGCTTGATGGCGGAAGATCACCAGCGTGAAGCATCCGTCGGCGAGCTGGCAGGTTTGATCATCGCCGATCAATTCCAACGGACTCGCGATGGTGATCGGTTCTTCTACAAAAATGTGCTGACCGATTCCGAAATTGAATCGATTGAGCGATCCACCTTGGCGGACTTGATTGAACGCAACACCAGCGTGGAGGGGCTGCAAGAGAACGTTTTCTTGATGCAAGCCGAGATTCGCGGCCGAGTCATTTTGGCTAGCTCTCTTCCGCCCTCCACCATTCCCGGTGAATTGCGTGAAGACGAGATGCGAGGTGTGGCTGGCGTTGTGATCGAGTTGATCGACGGGAGCGGGAAGTTGGTTGATTCCACGACTTCGGATGGGCATGGGAATTACCGTTTCCGATCGATGAGCGAGACCGGCGACTACCAAGTTCGACTGTCGGAATCCGATGAAACGATTGATGTCCTGGTCGCTCACGGTGGCGAAAGAATTCGCGGGCTGGATTTTCTCGTCTTCGGTTAG
- a CDS encoding matrixin family metalloprotease: MIQRKKRTRRLAIQSLETRRVLAASLGWDGPGLGSAALTYTITGSPSSLTQEETDEAIETALDAWASVADIEFTEVDQVGLNDSIDISFENLDGQGGTLAQAYFPDDVNPDRVAGDIQFDLSEAWEVGNELGNAAFDLIWVAVHEIGHSLGLDHTDAEGSVLDPFVSAGQFFTELDDDDAIAITQLYAAADVSVDEPNDETETTDETEVPADSGDAEDDPVAEEPTSEDTDDVDADETDTNEFRNHRFFWNRWFRNSFRQRFSGRLEAELISYNYVNPTDVNEDNSTTALDALMVINQLNQASESESENADLDGLCDVNGDGTVTSLDALMVINAMNDSNIDDGGLIDDPTSTDEETIDDEPDSGESDSDEESEGGETDGEESDTDDEVIDDEEDGDDETTIEEDCDHGPHGFHRRNHGLFRAGLFEGDATTLIERLDSDGDLSLSEEEIPERLWEKLSGLGADGDADGLLTADELEAAFLAFREERFLSNDADEDGLITETEVRDRLWAKLSEADSDADGGVSFEEWEAFRAESETTETETELPALSRFDRLDAAFSAVGRAASRGRFSGFRR; this comes from the coding sequence ATGATCCAGCGGAAGAAACGAACGCGTCGTCTTGCGATCCAGTCCCTCGAAACACGCCGAGTGCTCGCCGCCAGTTTGGGCTGGGATGGGCCCGGATTGGGCAGTGCCGCTCTGACCTACACAATCACTGGGTCACCAAGTTCGCTGACGCAGGAAGAGACCGACGAGGCGATCGAAACGGCGCTGGATGCATGGGCTAGCGTGGCGGACATTGAGTTCACGGAAGTCGACCAAGTTGGACTGAATGATTCCATCGACATCTCTTTCGAAAATTTGGATGGACAAGGCGGCACGCTTGCGCAGGCCTATTTCCCCGATGATGTGAATCCAGACCGCGTGGCGGGTGACATTCAGTTCGATCTATCCGAGGCGTGGGAAGTTGGCAACGAACTCGGCAATGCCGCCTTCGATTTAATCTGGGTGGCCGTGCACGAAATTGGCCATTCATTGGGGCTGGATCACACCGACGCGGAGGGCAGTGTTTTGGATCCGTTTGTTTCAGCCGGTCAGTTTTTTACTGAACTGGATGATGACGACGCGATCGCGATTACCCAATTGTACGCGGCGGCAGATGTCTCGGTTGACGAGCCAAATGACGAGACCGAAACAACGGATGAAACCGAAGTGCCAGCTGACTCGGGGGATGCAGAAGATGATCCTGTCGCGGAGGAACCAACATCGGAGGATACTGATGATGTTGACGCTGATGAAACAGACACCAACGAATTTCGGAACCATCGCTTCTTTTGGAATCGTTGGTTCCGAAACAGTTTCCGGCAACGATTCAGTGGGCGTCTGGAGGCGGAACTGATCTCGTACAACTACGTCAACCCAACCGATGTCAACGAAGATAACAGCACCACGGCTTTGGACGCGCTGATGGTGATCAACCAGCTCAATCAAGCTTCCGAGAGTGAATCGGAGAATGCTGATCTGGATGGCTTGTGTGATGTGAACGGGGATGGAACGGTGACCTCGCTGGATGCACTGATGGTCATCAATGCGATGAACGATTCAAACATTGACGACGGTGGATTGATCGATGATCCGACATCGACGGATGAAGAAACGATCGACGATGAACCTGACTCGGGCGAATCTGACTCCGATGAAGAGTCCGAAGGTGGCGAGACGGATGGCGAAGAATCAGACACCGATGATGAGGTGATTGACGACGAGGAAGACGGGGACGACGAAACAACCATCGAGGAAGACTGCGACCACGGTCCTCACGGATTTCATCGTCGGAATCATGGACTGTTTCGGGCTGGGTTGTTCGAAGGGGACGCGACCACCTTGATCGAACGCTTGGACTCGGACGGCGATCTGTCTCTTTCGGAAGAAGAGATTCCCGAGCGGTTGTGGGAAAAGCTTTCGGGCCTCGGGGCGGACGGCGACGCGGACGGGTTGTTGACCGCGGATGAACTGGAAGCCGCGTTCCTGGCATTTCGCGAAGAACGGTTCCTTTCGAACGACGCGGATGAGGATGGGCTGATCACGGAGACCGAAGTTCGTGACCGACTTTGGGCCAAACTGTCGGAGGCCGATTCGGACGCGGATGGCGGGGTTTCGTTCGAGGAATGGGAGGCATTCCGAGCGGAATCAGAGACGACTGAGACGGAAACTGAATTGCCGGCTCTATCGCGATTCGATCGCCTCGATGCAGCGTTCAGCGCCGTTGGGCGAGCGGCTTCTCGAGGGCGATTCTCAGGTTTTCGTCGCTGA
- a CDS encoding sigma-70 family RNA polymerase sigma factor, giving the protein MVATDSSWTTRKNDSNDRDSWGNDLGFVELLDQARGGDREALGRLLQWYTNYLTILASTQLDRRLRKRVNPSDIVQEAMLEAHQDFGDFRGTSQGELLCWLRTILIHTLHRSFKRHVKVQKRDIRREVSLEAVSNRLEESACNWANLLAGHEPSPSAPMRAQEGAVELSNLLSKLKPHYREVIVLRVLKGLSFDEIAERMDRKCGAVRMLWLRALESFKASEDQR; this is encoded by the coding sequence ATGGTCGCCACAGACTCCTCTTGGACCACACGCAAAAACGATTCGAATGACCGAGATTCCTGGGGCAACGACCTTGGGTTTGTTGAGTTGTTGGACCAAGCGCGAGGTGGCGACCGAGAAGCACTCGGTCGATTGCTCCAGTGGTACACCAATTACCTAACGATTTTGGCAAGCACCCAGTTGGATCGCCGACTTCGCAAACGGGTCAATCCATCGGACATTGTTCAGGAGGCAATGTTGGAAGCTCACCAGGACTTTGGTGACTTCCGTGGGACCAGCCAAGGTGAGTTGTTGTGCTGGTTGCGAACGATTTTGATTCACACGTTGCATCGCAGTTTCAAGCGACACGTCAAGGTTCAGAAACGAGACATCCGTCGCGAAGTTTCCTTGGAAGCGGTCAGCAATCGCTTGGAAGAATCTGCCTGCAATTGGGCCAATCTTTTAGCAGGCCATGAGCCGTCGCCGAGTGCTCCAATGCGTGCTCAAGAAGGTGCGGTTGAGTTGTCGAATTTACTCAGCAAGCTCAAACCACACTACCGCGAGGTGATCGTTTTACGGGTATTGAAAGGGCTTTCGTTTGATGAGATCGCCGAGCGAATGGATCGCAAGTGCGGCGCCGTGCGGATGCTTTGGTTGCGAGCGCTCGAGAGCTTCAAAGCGTCCGAGGACCAACGCTGA
- a CDS encoding serine/threonine-protein kinase, with protein sequence MVAFELSTAESQSEDPSLLRGLNEEQQSRLTKLLDEYLVGLENGECLDADEIVSQNPDLGSVFHAYLEKLRALYGVAAGMQPTLDAPSVPLPADKQLGDFLLHREIGRGGMGVVYEASQQSLDRRVAIKLLPLASMLDSHQIARFKNEAHAAGLLQHPNIVPIHSVGSHQGVHYYAMQFVDGIALDAWVQERREEKMAEEIDNGSVASSGETRTESAEQKRDAWKQVIQWGIDIADALHVAHENGVVHRDVKPSNLMLDRSGKIWVTDFGLARCQTEMSLTRSGDVIGTMRYMSPEQARGQSALIDGRADEYSLAATLYECLTLRYAHEGDDAATILKRIDNEEVIPLHLLRPDLPRDLGTVIAKAMSKNREDRYETANEFADDMKRVLRSEPTIARPPSIADRLVRLASKHRRVALAAALIVTLGLVGSAIANAKLATAKKASDENALRATRGELLARGALDRMGTRIAELLVDIPAADSVRRLLLLEMLDYYERFAAEVKDDPTLREDFAMTLAKAGALQSELGDSEQAIAALKRSESIYAELAGSVAANDPVRLHWATCQNNLAQALVRAGELEDAARYFVRAMTTAQSLADLGESFTQHREAEVSLATTLNNMGLLLMRTEATSEAESYFLKAIERLQPLLIEPVLDAKRLTNSKTDPVPLKLAAVQSNLAGLLTESEPERAIQHAGQALESQLNLLQSNPGDAKVAGQTMVTLNTLGVAQSAMGRNAKAIETFEQAIEIGDQVVVRWPNHPNYRRDLALSFNHLGLTRSKMGALQEARKAFEKALETGQSLAVQFPEDAETQSMLGGVWNNYGFLQQQLGDTESAAHAYSQAIELQSVAVSVAPEVVRYNDFLRKHEANRQNVMASTEISRGHGVKKSPKD encoded by the coding sequence ATGGTGGCCTTTGAGTTGTCAACGGCGGAATCTCAATCGGAGGACCCATCGCTGCTGCGCGGCCTGAACGAAGAGCAACAATCGCGTTTGACGAAGTTGCTGGATGAGTATTTGGTCGGCCTGGAAAACGGCGAGTGCTTGGATGCGGATGAGATCGTCAGCCAGAATCCTGATTTGGGTTCCGTCTTTCACGCTTACCTGGAAAAACTGAGAGCACTCTATGGCGTGGCCGCCGGGATGCAGCCCACGCTCGATGCGCCTTCGGTTCCACTTCCAGCGGACAAGCAACTTGGCGACTTCCTTTTGCATCGCGAAATTGGTCGCGGTGGAATGGGAGTTGTCTACGAAGCCAGCCAGCAGTCGCTTGATCGACGCGTCGCGATCAAGTTGCTGCCGCTGGCTTCCATGTTGGACTCACACCAGATTGCGCGTTTCAAGAACGAAGCTCACGCGGCAGGTTTGTTGCAGCATCCGAACATTGTGCCCATCCACAGCGTCGGCAGTCATCAAGGTGTCCACTACTACGCGATGCAATTCGTTGACGGGATTGCTTTGGATGCTTGGGTGCAAGAGCGTCGCGAAGAGAAGATGGCTGAAGAGATCGACAATGGATCGGTAGCGTCGTCCGGTGAAACTCGCACTGAGTCAGCGGAGCAGAAGCGAGACGCTTGGAAACAAGTGATCCAGTGGGGGATCGACATCGCCGATGCGTTGCATGTTGCACATGAGAACGGCGTGGTGCATCGCGACGTGAAGCCTTCCAATTTGATGCTCGATCGATCTGGCAAGATTTGGGTGACGGACTTTGGTTTGGCCCGTTGCCAGACGGAGATGTCGCTGACCCGATCCGGTGATGTGATTGGGACGATGCGGTACATGAGTCCGGAACAGGCTCGTGGGCAGTCGGCTTTGATTGATGGACGAGCCGACGAGTATTCTTTGGCTGCGACGTTGTACGAATGCCTGACGCTGCGGTACGCCCATGAAGGAGACGACGCGGCAACGATTCTGAAGCGAATCGACAATGAGGAAGTGATCCCGCTGCATCTGTTGCGGCCCGATTTGCCTCGTGATTTGGGGACGGTCATCGCGAAAGCCATGTCGAAGAATCGCGAAGATCGATATGAAACCGCGAATGAGTTTGCCGATGACATGAAGCGGGTGCTGCGAAGCGAACCCACGATCGCGCGACCACCGTCCATCGCGGATCGGTTGGTTCGGCTGGCCTCCAAACATCGTCGTGTTGCGTTGGCAGCCGCTTTGATTGTGACGCTGGGTTTGGTCGGTTCCGCCATTGCCAATGCCAAGTTGGCGACTGCAAAGAAGGCGTCGGACGAAAATGCATTGCGGGCCACTCGGGGCGAGTTGCTGGCGCGAGGGGCCTTGGATCGGATGGGGACGCGCATCGCCGAGTTGCTGGTTGATATTCCCGCAGCGGACTCGGTACGCCGTTTGTTGTTGTTGGAAATGTTGGACTACTACGAACGGTTCGCCGCGGAAGTCAAAGACGATCCAACGCTTCGAGAGGATTTTGCGATGACACTCGCGAAAGCGGGGGCGTTGCAGTCGGAGCTTGGAGACAGTGAGCAAGCAATCGCGGCGCTCAAGCGGAGCGAATCGATTTATGCGGAATTGGCTGGCAGCGTTGCCGCCAACGACCCGGTTCGATTGCACTGGGCGACGTGCCAGAACAACTTGGCACAAGCCTTGGTGCGGGCGGGGGAATTGGAAGACGCTGCCCGATACTTTGTGCGAGCGATGACAACCGCACAGTCATTGGCTGATCTGGGTGAGTCATTCACTCAGCATCGAGAAGCAGAAGTGTCGCTCGCGACCACGCTGAACAACATGGGTTTGTTGTTGATGCGAACGGAGGCAACCTCCGAGGCGGAGTCGTATTTTTTGAAAGCGATTGAGCGACTTCAGCCGCTGTTGATCGAACCGGTTTTGGATGCCAAGCGACTGACGAACTCGAAGACCGATCCGGTTCCACTGAAGCTTGCTGCGGTTCAGTCGAACTTGGCGGGCTTATTGACGGAATCAGAACCTGAAAGAGCAATTCAGCATGCGGGCCAAGCACTCGAATCGCAATTGAACCTTTTGCAGTCGAATCCGGGCGATGCGAAGGTTGCTGGTCAGACCATGGTGACGCTGAACACACTCGGCGTGGCGCAGTCCGCGATGGGAAGAAATGCCAAAGCGATTGAGACGTTTGAACAAGCGATTGAGATCGGCGACCAAGTGGTGGTTCGTTGGCCCAATCATCCCAATTACCGAAGGGATCTCGCGTTGAGCTTCAATCACCTGGGTTTGACTCGCTCGAAGATGGGGGCTCTTCAAGAGGCCCGCAAAGCATTTGAAAAGGCGTTGGAAACCGGCCAGTCGCTGGCGGTTCAGTTTCCGGAGGACGCTGAGACTCAGAGCATGCTTGGCGGGGTTTGGAACAACTACGGTTTCCTGCAACAACAGCTGGGGGATACCGAGTCCGCCGCCCACGCTTATTCCCAAGCAATCGAACTGCAATCTGTCGCAGTTTCGGTTGCACCCGAAGTTGTGCGTTACAATGACTTCCTGCGAAAACACGAGGCGAACCGTCAAAATGTGATGGCATCCACCGAAATTTCGCGGGGTCACGGCGTCAAGAAGAGTCCTAAGGATTGA